The region GCACAACGTGCACTTGATATGCTGAATGTCGATAAAGATGGTTTAGATACCCTCGACCGCCGTTATTTATCCATGCTTCTTGAACGTTTTGATGGCGGTCCTGCTGGTGTTGAAGCTTTGGCTGCTGCGATGGCGGAAGATTCAGGCACGTTGGAAGATGTCATTGAGCCTTACCTGATTCAGCAAGGTTATGTGATGCGTACTGCACGTGGTCGTATTGCTACCAATATGGCGTATTTGCAGTTTGGGATGACACCGCCTGAGCCGAAATAAAGTAATAAAAAAAAGCAGCTTAAGCTGCTTTTTTTTATTACTTTTAATAGCCTTAATAATTTTAATTTGATGTCTAACTCGACCGTACCAACAAAAATTTCATAGATTTTTTTATCTCTAATATATTCATTCTTAGTTGGAGCTGACCTATCCAAGACACTTTTTAATTTATTAAAATCAGACTCATCACCCTTAAAGCTATCTCGATCTACAGCTAAATTTATCAATCCTATTCCAAATACATACAAGGAATTAAAATCCCAGTTACGTACTATTCATTAACCGCGACACGCAATCCATTTTCTTTAAAGGCGACCATGACAATTACCCAGCTCAATGCCAAGCTGTTTAAAATAAAATGATCAGTTTTTATTGCAAGCTCTCTTTCTGGTTCCGCCCTATAGATAAAATTTCTCCCGTCTTTGAAATCTTGTGCCATTGGTCAAAAAAGTCAGTATGCTAAACTGCCCAGCCTGATATCACTTGACTTGTAGCCTAATTTTGGCAAATTCTAAGCTCAAAATTAGGTGCAGAAAGCAGCATTAATCTGCATGTAAAACCAATGGAAAAGCATTATGGCGAATAAATTTGAATTCAATATCCGCGTTTATATTGAAGACACAGATGCAGGCGGCATTGTCTATCACGCCAATCATATTCGCTTTATGGAACGTACACGTACCGAATGGCTGCGTGCATCAGGCATCAGCCACTACTGGCATCAAAAAGATTACAATTTTGTCGTACATAAAATTAACGTGAAATATTCGCGTCCTATTATGATGGATGACTTAATTACCGTCACTGCAAGTGTAGTTTCACTTAAAGCTTCATCTTTTGTATTGCAACAAAATATTTATCGTGGTGAAATCATGCTTGCATCGGGTGAGGTTGAGCTGGCCTGTATCGGCGCTGATATGCGTCCACGTCGCCTACCTGATGAAATACGCGACCTGATTCGAAAAGAATTGGAACAAGATTAAAAAAATGAATTGGCACATGTAAATACTATGGCAACCGAGTTAGCATCATCCCTACAAGTATCAGATCTTATTTTACAAGCAAGCCCTGTTGTACAACTGGTTATGCTGTCTCTTGTACTGGCATCCCTGTATAGCTGGTATCTGATTGCCAAGCTCTACATGGGTTATAAAAAGGCCCAGGCTGAAGATGAACATTTTCAGAAAATCTTCTGGTCTGGTGCTGAACTGAATACGCTTTATAACAATGCTCAGCTGAACTCTAAACGTACCGGGCTGGAAGATATTTTCTATCAAGGCTTGGGTGAATTTCTTAAACTGAAAAAACGTAACGCCTCTACCGTCCAGTCAATTGAAGGTACTGAACGTATTCTGCGCGTTGGTTTAAGCCGTGATCAAAGTGGTCTGGAACATGGTTTAGGTGCCTTGGCAAGTATCGGTTCAGTGGCACCTTATGTCGGTCTGTTCGGTACAGTCTGGGGCATCATGAATGCTTTCATTGGCCTGGCAGATGTGGATCAGGTCACGCTAGCGACTGTAGCTCCCGGTATTGCTGAAGCCTTAATTGCAACTGCAATTGGTTTATTTGCTGCCATTCCAGCAGTACTGGCGTTTAACCATTACACCGCTAAAGGTGAAACCGTTTATTCTGATCGTGCCCTGTTCGCAGAAGAAATGGTTGCCCTGTTACAACGTCAGTCACTTGACCAGCCTCAGGACAATGACTAATGGCAATTCAACGTTCAGGACGCTTTGAGCGTATTAAAAAACCACTGAAAAGTGACATGAACGTCGTGCCTTATATTGACGTGATGTTGGTGCTTTTGGTGATTTTTATGGTGACGGCACCCATGATTACCACTGGTATTAAGGTTGATCTGCCACAAGCCAACAGCAACCCGATTCAAGCTGAAGACCGCCCTGCCATCGTTACTTTAGAAGCTGATGGTACGATTAAATTAGAAGATAAAAATCACGCAAATGATGTCTTGACACTTGATGAACTAAAAACAGTCCTGACCAATGCACAAAATGAAGCACAGACTGCAAATAAACAGCTCAGTGTCTTGATTAATGGTAGTGAGACACGCCCTTATGGCGAAGTCATGCAGCTGATGTCCGCCCTACAAGATGCCGGTCTCGCACAAGTCGGCTTGCTTACCGCTCCTATAAAGTAATTTATGAAAAATTTCAAAAAGCCACCAGCTAAACAAAAAGCGCTTGCAATTGGATTCACGATTGGAGTCCATGCAGTCGCTTTGGTGGGATTACTTTATCTGGGTATGAGTAAACCGCCGGAAGCGCCAAAACAGATTAAAACTGTACTGGTGAATCCTGAAGACTTAAAACCGGTCACACGTGAAGAAACTGAGTTTGATGAAACTGCTCATGAAAATGTGGCAGAACAGATCACACAAACAGCAGAGCCTACCGAAGCAGCCCCAGTAATACCAACTGCTGCCCCGCCAGTGACGTCACCAACACCAAAAGTAGATACTCAAAAGGCGGCACAAGAAGCGAAAGCCGCAGAAGCAGCACAGCGTAA is a window of Acinetobacter sp. ASP199 DNA encoding:
- the ybgC gene encoding tol-pal system-associated acyl-CoA thioesterase; translation: MANKFEFNIRVYIEDTDAGGIVYHANHIRFMERTRTEWLRASGISHYWHQKDYNFVVHKINVKYSRPIMMDDLITVTASVVSLKASSFVLQQNIYRGEIMLASGEVELACIGADMRPRRLPDEIRDLIRKELEQD
- the tolQ gene encoding protein TolQ, which codes for MATELASSLQVSDLILQASPVVQLVMLSLVLASLYSWYLIAKLYMGYKKAQAEDEHFQKIFWSGAELNTLYNNAQLNSKRTGLEDIFYQGLGEFLKLKKRNASTVQSIEGTERILRVGLSRDQSGLEHGLGALASIGSVAPYVGLFGTVWGIMNAFIGLADVDQVTLATVAPGIAEALIATAIGLFAAIPAVLAFNHYTAKGETVYSDRALFAEEMVALLQRQSLDQPQDND
- the tolR gene encoding protein TolR, producing the protein MAIQRSGRFERIKKPLKSDMNVVPYIDVMLVLLVIFMVTAPMITTGIKVDLPQANSNPIQAEDRPAIVTLEADGTIKLEDKNHANDVLTLDELKTVLTNAQNEAQTANKQLSVLINGSETRPYGEVMQLMSALQDAGLAQVGLLTAPIK